A genomic region of Castor canadensis chromosome 16, mCasCan1.hap1v2, whole genome shotgun sequence contains the following coding sequences:
- the LOC109688525 gene encoding cell adhesion molecule CEACAM4-like, with translation MAAIVTGVVLGVVLVVAVTCFLFLRRTGRANHLHDFREHWLPASTPGQGPLDKSTSLAPLPGSNTAVPIYQDLLKHEMEIYDHISHKGHMTS, from the exons ATGGCAGCCATTGTGACCGGAGTTGTGCTCGGTGTGGTTCTGGTGGTTGCAGTGACCTGTTTCCTGTTCCTCAGAAGGACTGGCAG GGCCAACCATTTACATGACTTCAGAGAGCACTGGCTCCCAGCGTCCACGCCGG GTCAAGGACCCTTGGACAAATCCACTTCTCTG GCCCCTCTTCCTGGTTCAAATACAGCTGTTCCCATCTACCAG GACTTGCTAAAACATGAAATGGAGATTTATGATCATATCAGCCACAAAGGACATATGACTTCTTAG